A window from Hoeflea sp. IMCC20628 encodes these proteins:
- a CDS encoding ATP-binding protein, with protein MSRGSLTARVLLFASVWAVIALVAIAIVISQLYRAGSERAFGDLLRAHLNSVINAVTIDSSGELSGNLQLGDLVFEQPGSGWIWLVEPLGDLGEPRLASVSIGDATIASPPVADLPFNQRYQRSYTARDDQGNPLEVVETEVELDAEGHAARFRVAGNRQVLEDEIAAFSSNLYLVLALFGIGSLLVNAVAILYGLRPLDHARKALGKIRAGEAQQLDGEFPREIAPLAGEINELISANHRVVERARMQVGNLAHSLKTPIAVLINESRDMTPAHGTLVRAQAETMQAQVQTYLDRARIAAQRGSVLARTEAAPVIERLVRVMAKLNPDLAFSTDIEPRQATLAMETQDLEEALGNLVENAAKFARTGVVVRLRPAPETEGQRAMFRIDIDDDGPGLDETGMREAVKRGRRLDETKPGTGLGLSIVGEIASEYKGGFALAQATSGGLSARLTLPALITQA; from the coding sequence ATGAGTCGCGGGTCTCTCACCGCACGCGTCCTGCTGTTCGCATCGGTGTGGGCGGTGATTGCGCTTGTCGCCATCGCCATTGTTATTTCGCAGCTTTATCGCGCCGGCAGCGAGCGCGCCTTTGGCGATCTGCTGCGCGCCCATCTCAACAGCGTCATCAACGCAGTCACCATTGATTCCAGCGGCGAACTGTCCGGCAACCTGCAGTTGGGTGATCTGGTGTTTGAGCAGCCCGGCAGCGGCTGGATCTGGCTGGTAGAGCCGCTTGGCGATCTGGGAGAACCCAGGCTGGCCTCGGTCTCGATTGGCGACGCAACAATTGCCTCGCCACCGGTTGCGGACCTGCCGTTCAACCAGCGCTACCAGCGCAGCTATACCGCGCGCGATGATCAGGGCAATCCGCTCGAGGTTGTCGAAACTGAAGTCGAACTCGATGCCGAGGGTCACGCCGCGCGTTTTCGCGTGGCCGGAAACCGCCAGGTGCTGGAAGATGAGATCGCTGCGTTTTCCAGCAATCTCTACCTGGTGCTGGCGCTGTTCGGCATCGGCAGTCTGCTGGTCAACGCGGTAGCCATTCTCTACGGCTTGCGACCTCTCGATCATGCCCGCAAGGCGCTGGGCAAGATCCGCGCGGGTGAGGCGCAGCAGCTCGATGGCGAGTTCCCCCGCGAAATTGCACCACTGGCCGGAGAGATCAACGAACTGATCAGCGCCAATCACCGTGTGGTCGAGCGGGCGCGCATGCAGGTCGGCAATCTGGCGCATTCGCTGAAAACGCCGATTGCCGTTCTGATCAATGAATCCCGCGACATGACGCCGGCGCATGGCACCTTGGTGCGAGCCCAGGCCGAAACCATGCAGGCGCAAGTCCAGACCTATCTCGACAGGGCCCGCATCGCCGCGCAGCGCGGCAGCGTGCTGGCCCGAACCGAGGCAGCTCCCGTTATCGAGCGGCTGGTTCGCGTGATGGCCAAGCTGAACCCTGATCTGGCTTTTTCCACCGACATCGAACCGCGTCAGGCAACGCTTGCGATGGAAACCCAGGATCTCGAGGAAGCGCTGGGCAATCTGGTGGAGAACGCCGCCAAGTTCGCGCGAACCGGCGTGGTTGTGAGGCTGCGACCAGCGCCGGAAACCGAGGGGCAGCGGGCGATGTTCCGAATCGATATCGACGATGACGGGCCGGGGCTTGACGAGACAGGCATGCGCGAGGCGGTGAAGCGGGGGCGCAGGCTTGACGAAACCAAGCCGGGAACCGGCCTTGGTCTCTCCATCGTCGGCGAGATCGCATCCGAATACAAAGGCGGGTTTGCATTGGCACAAGCGACATCCGGTGGCCTGTCGGCGCGCCTGACGCTGCCGGCGCTGATCACGCAGGCTTGA
- a CDS encoding response regulator transcription factor, whose translation MRILIVEDDKDLNRQLAEALLEQGYVVDRAYDGEEGHFLGDTEPYDAVILDIGLPEMDGVTVLEKWRANARIMPVLILTARDRWSDKVSGIDAGADDYVTKPFHVEEVLARIRALIRRASGHASSEIACGPVRLDTKASKASVDGVTLKLTSHEYRLLSYLMHHMGEVVSRTELVEHMYDQDFDRDSNTIEVFVGRLRKKIGVELIETVRGLGYRMVPPESVDAGKAG comes from the coding sequence GTGCGAATACTGATTGTTGAGGACGACAAGGATCTCAATCGCCAATTGGCCGAGGCGCTGCTTGAGCAAGGCTATGTGGTCGACCGGGCTTATGATGGCGAGGAAGGCCACTTCCTTGGCGACACAGAACCCTATGATGCGGTGATCCTCGATATCGGCTTGCCGGAAATGGACGGCGTTACGGTTCTGGAGAAATGGCGTGCCAACGCACGGATCATGCCGGTGCTGATACTGACCGCGCGTGATCGCTGGAGCGACAAGGTTTCTGGCATAGACGCGGGCGCCGATGATTATGTGACCAAGCCGTTCCATGTCGAGGAAGTGCTGGCGCGCATTCGTGCGCTGATCCGCCGTGCCTCCGGCCATGCCTCATCGGAAATTGCCTGTGGTCCGGTGCGCTTAGACACCAAGGCGTCGAAAGCCAGCGTTGACGGGGTTACGCTGAAACTGACCAGCCATGAATACCGGCTCTTGTCCTATCTGATGCATCACATGGGCGAGGTGGTGTCGCGCACCGAACTGGTCGAGCACATGTATGATCAGGACTTCGACAGGGATTCCAACACGATTGAAGTGTTTGTTGGTCGGCTGCGCAAGAAAATCGGTGTCGAGCTGATCGAAACCGTGCGTGGCCTGGGATACCGGATGGTTCCGCCCGAATCCGTGGATGCAGGCAAGGCTGGATGA